From a region of the Carassius auratus strain Wakin chromosome 31, ASM336829v1, whole genome shotgun sequence genome:
- the LOC113050663 gene encoding protein Dr1, which produces MASSSGNDDDLTIPRAAINKMIKETLPNVRVANDARELVVNCCTEFIHLVSSEANEICNKSEKKTISPEHVINALESLGFGSYIAEVKDVLQECKTVALKRRKASSRLENLGIPEEELLRQQQELFAKARQQQAELAQQEWLQMQQAAQQAQLAAASASAAQQAGSSQDEDEEDDM; this is translated from the exons ATGGCCTCCTCATCGGGCAACGACGATGACCTGACGATCCCGAGGGCGGCGATCAATAAAATGATTAAAGAAACCCTTCCCAATGTGCGAGTGGCGAACGACGCCAGAGAGCTGGTGGTGAACTGCTGCACAGAGTTCATTCACCTCGTCTCATCCGAGGCCAACGAGATCTGCAATAAATCCGAGAAGAAGACTATATCCCCAGAACATGTTATAAACG CCCTTGAAAGTCTAGGTTTTGGGTCATATATCGCAGAAGTAAAAGACGTTCTGCAGGAGTGTAAAACAGTAGCACTTAAACGGAGGAAAGCCAGCTCTCGACTAGAGAACCTTGGCATACCCGAGGAAGAACTTCTCCGTCAACAGCAGGAGTTATTTGCCAAG GCACGGCAGCAGCAGGCCGAGCTGGCTCAGCAGGAGTGGTTACAGATGCAGCAGGCCGCCCAGCAGGCACAGCTAGCGGCCGCTTCAGCCAGCGCTGCTCAGCAGGCCGGATCTTCccaggatgaagatgaagaggatgaCATGTGA